In the genome of Candidatus Methylomirabilota bacterium, one region contains:
- a CDS encoding citrate synthase, with protein MGKDTLTITDNRTGKTYELPIQYGLYPTYGASIQAGDLRQIRVSEEDFGLLSYDPAFMNTASCKSGVTFIDGERGILRYRGYPIEQLAEQSTFLETAYLILHGELPTGRQLEEWVYNITHHTMIHENIKKFIDGFHYDAHPMGILVGTVGALSTFYPNAKGILDPASRQKQIFRLIAKMPTLAAFAYRHSLGMPYAYPDNDLSYSGNFLNMLFKMTEQKYKPDPILERALDVLFILHVDHEQNCSANAMRSVGSSHVDPYSAVAAACAALYGPLHGGANEAVLRMLREIGSKENVPEFVKKVKAREALLMGFGHRVYKNYDPRAKIIREIAEKVFEVTGRNPLLDIALELERIALEDDFFVKRRLYPNVDYYSGIIYQAMGFPVDIYPVLFAIGRTPGWLAQWQEMLLDPEQKIARPRQVYTGADHRDYVSLQKRR; from the coding sequence ATGGGAAAGGACACGTTGACGATTACTGATAACCGCACCGGCAAGACCTACGAGCTCCCCATCCAGTACGGCCTGTATCCGACGTACGGGGCGTCCATTCAGGCAGGTGATCTCCGGCAGATCCGGGTGTCCGAGGAGGACTTCGGGCTCCTGAGCTACGATCCCGCCTTCATGAATACGGCCTCGTGCAAAAGCGGGGTTACCTTCATCGACGGAGAGCGGGGGATCCTGCGGTACCGGGGGTATCCGATCGAGCAGTTGGCCGAGCAAAGCACGTTCCTCGAGACGGCTTATCTGATCCTCCATGGTGAGCTGCCCACGGGGAGGCAGCTGGAGGAGTGGGTCTACAACATTACCCACCACACCATGATCCACGAGAACATCAAGAAGTTCATAGACGGGTTTCACTACGACGCCCACCCCATGGGGATTCTGGTGGGGACGGTGGGGGCCCTTTCCACCTTCTACCCGAACGCCAAAGGTATCTTGGACCCGGCCAGCCGGCAGAAGCAGATTTTCCGCCTGATCGCCAAGATGCCCACCTTGGCGGCCTTCGCATACCGGCACAGCCTGGGGATGCCCTACGCGTATCCAGACAACGACCTCTCGTACAGCGGCAACTTCCTCAACATGCTCTTCAAGATGACTGAGCAGAAATATAAGCCAGATCCCATTCTCGAGCGGGCGCTGGATGTGCTCTTCATCCTCCACGTGGACCACGAGCAAAACTGTAGCGCCAACGCCATGCGTAGTGTGGGCAGCTCCCACGTGGATCCTTACTCCGCGGTGGCGGCGGCCTGTGCAGCGCTGTACGGGCCACTGCACGGGGGGGCCAACGAGGCGGTCCTGCGGATGCTGCGGGAAATCGGCTCGAAGGAAAATGTTCCCGAGTTTGTCAAGAAGGTCAAGGCGCGGGAGGCGCTGCTCATGGGGTTTGGGCACCGGGTGTACAAGAACTACGATCCCCGGGCCAAGATCATCAGGGAGATTGCCGAAAAAGTTTTCGAGGTCACCGGGCGAAACCCCCTCTTGGACATCGCACTGGAGCTGGAGCGGATCGCCCTGGAGGATGATTTCTTTGTCAAGCGCCGCCTCTACCCGAACGTCGATTACTATTCGGGGATCATCTACCAGGCGATGGGGTTCCCCGTGGACATTTATCCGGTGCTGTTTGCGATTGGCCGGACCCCCGGCTGGCTCGCCCAGTGGCAGGAGATGCTGCTGGATCCGGAGCAGAAGATCGCCCGGCCGCGGCAGGTCTATACCGGGGCCGATCACCGTGACTATGTGTCGCTGCAGAAGCGACGCTAG